One Pyrofollis japonicus DNA window includes the following coding sequences:
- a CDS encoding NADH-quinone oxidoreductase subunit C gives MSTTASPEEALQGIASSKQARENFQAFIVPAEKIREAARKLRELGYDYLLSISAVDLPKEKRIKLVYHFTRTDNPSDQVALETYVPRDKPQIDTITDLYPAALFQEREEYEMLGVYFKGHPDLRHLLLPPDWPPGIHPLRKDFHVHEEPIHSSKPSKPIWVLKPELKPKTGQSQGQQGQGAAKKQ, from the coding sequence TTGAGCACAACCGCTTCTCCGGAAGAAGCGCTCCAGGGCATAGCCTCTTCTAAGCAGGCGAGGGAGAACTTCCAAGCATTCATAGTCCCCGCTGAGAAGATACGCGAAGCCGCTAGGAAGCTAAGAGAGCTCGGCTACGACTACCTCTTATCAATAAGCGCAGTAGATCTCCCCAAGGAGAAGAGAATCAAGCTCGTGTACCACTTCACCCGCACAGACAACCCCTCAGACCAGGTAGCCCTCGAGACCTATGTCCCCCGCGACAAGCCCCAAATAGACACGATTACCGACCTCTACCCTGCCGCCCTGTTCCAGGAGAGAGAAGAATACGAAATGCTAGGCGTCTACTTCAAGGGCCACCCAGACCTACGCCACCTCCTGCTTCCACCCGACTGGCCGCCCGGCATCCACCCGCTGCGCAAAGACTTCCACGTCCACGAAGAGCCAATACACTCCTCCAAACCCTCTAAGCCCATCTGGGTGCTGAAGCCAGAGCTGAAGCCGAAGACCGGGCAAAGCCAGGGACAACAGGGCCAGGGGGCTGCGAAGAAACAGTAG
- a CDS encoding NADH-quinone oxidoreductase subunit B — protein MSACPRSGLIFIGNLDEVAEKATKWLLNKKPIKSLIDWAISFSLWPVHLTTSCCGAEFAATYAPKYDGERLGSLPFTHPRNTNLLLIEGTLTRKMARAARMVWEQMPWPKFVIAMGACAITGGLFYNSYNIVRPADILPVDYFIPGCPPTPEAVLRAILELQKKVRRGEWKPRDVKNKKFVEELMKPLKEETNFYFKTKGIPID, from the coding sequence ATGAGTGCTTGTCCGCGCAGCGGCCTAATATTCATAGGCAACCTGGACGAAGTAGCCGAGAAGGCCACAAAGTGGCTCCTCAACAAGAAGCCGATCAAGAGCCTCATAGACTGGGCTATAAGCTTCAGCCTCTGGCCCGTCCACCTCACAACCAGCTGCTGTGGCGCCGAGTTCGCCGCAACCTATGCGCCGAAGTACGACGGTGAGCGCCTAGGGAGCCTTCCGTTCACTCACCCGAGGAACACAAACCTGCTACTCATAGAGGGGACGCTTACCAGGAAGATGGCGCGCGCTGCGCGCATGGTCTGGGAGCAGATGCCTTGGCCTAAGTTCGTCATAGCTATGGGCGCCTGTGCTATAACGGGAGGCCTCTTCTACAACAGCTACAACATCGTGAGGCCAGCCGATATACTCCCAGTCGACTACTTCATACCAGGGTGCCCGCCGACACCGGAGGCAGTGCTGCGAGCGATACTGGAGCTACAGAAAAAGGTTAGGAGAGGAGAATGGAAGCCACGCGACGTCAAGAACAAGAAGTTCGTGGAGGAGCTCATGAAGCCGCTAAAAGAGGAGACAAACTTCTACTTCAAGACGAAAGGCATCCCCATAGACTAG
- the ndhC gene encoding NADH-quinone oxidoreductase subunit A, which produces MYDAIVSIAVVVVLLPLVLLLAYYVLALVTRGPDRFFVKARYEAANPPKGSPRPPVLYQYLGYVVAFVVLDPIFMLLYTLPVVAGKWDWTWIGLNAVAGIIVVPPLFYALRYASRKDLWSLD; this is translated from the coding sequence TTGTATGACGCCATAGTCTCTATCGCCGTCGTCGTGGTATTATTGCCCCTGGTGCTCCTGCTCGCGTACTACGTGCTGGCCCTGGTGACTCGGGGGCCGGACAGGTTCTTCGTCAAGGCTCGCTACGAGGCAGCTAACCCGCCTAAGGGGTCTCCTCGGCCACCCGTGCTATACCAGTACCTCGGCTACGTCGTGGCCTTCGTCGTGCTCGACCCGATATTCATGCTGCTCTACACGCTTCCTGTTGTCGCCGGTAAGTGGGACTGGACTTGGATAGGGCTCAACGCGGTGGCAGGCATAATAGTGGTGCCCCCGCTCTTCTACGCGTTAAGGTACGCCTCGCGTAAGGATCTATGGTCCCTAGACTAA
- a CDS encoding zinc ribbon domain-containing protein: MASTEAVLESPEAKLTAATALAAGVDGVDIVVAAHEGLVYNVEAKNPELELYAEELASLSVSYLEAPPSRALNAKPSIIVASHMDRALLIANIGGGYTLAALGDPRAISSLIEPLSRIINGTPLRCPKCGANVEVFTQTCPRCGRRVPFGIASCPFCGADLSLKTCPNCGTSLRLVENRLEVVEKPETVEVAATAPSEERARAEEKPLRPIPPKIGVSVASLGAAIYFILVYGFKLPMLESTIAGIVPIAISYILGLARRL; encoded by the coding sequence TTGGCGAGTACTGAAGCTGTGCTTGAGAGCCCGGAGGCTAAGCTCACGGCTGCTACGGCCCTCGCCGCGGGCGTTGATGGCGTGGACATCGTTGTGGCTGCGCATGAGGGCCTGGTCTATAATGTTGAGGCAAAGAACCCGGAGCTGGAGCTGTATGCAGAGGAGCTGGCCTCACTCTCCGTCAGCTACCTAGAGGCTCCTCCAAGCCGCGCCTTGAACGCCAAGCCCTCCATAATTGTTGCCTCTCACATGGATAGAGCCCTCCTGATCGCAAACATAGGTGGCGGCTACACTCTTGCAGCCCTAGGCGACCCGCGCGCCATTAGCTCGCTCATAGAGCCTCTGAGCCGTATAATCAACGGCACACCGCTGCGGTGCCCGAAATGCGGCGCAAACGTAGAGGTGTTCACGCAGACTTGTCCGAGATGCGGCCGCAGAGTACCCTTCGGCATAGCTTCTTGCCCCTTCTGCGGCGCAGACCTATCGCTCAAGACCTGCCCTAATTGCGGCACCTCGTTAAGGCTTGTTGAGAACAGGCTCGAAGTAGTAGAGAAGCCTGAAACAGTCGAAGTTGCAGCCACGGCGCCTAGCGAAGAGAGGGCTAGAGCTGAGGAGAAGCCTCTGCGTCCAATACCTCCAAAGATTGGTGTTAGTGTTGCAAGCCTCGGCGCAGCAATATACTTCATACTAGTCTATGGATTCAAGCTACCCATGCTTGAGTCAACAATAGCAGGCATAGTCCCGATAGCTATAAGCTATATCCTCGGACTCGCAAGGAGGCTATAA
- a CDS encoding PIN domain-containing protein — MAEEEKPRKVVVDTYALLSMAYGELTERASDVLKDIRKGIVEGIIPVTVAYEYTIHWYRGRIPVLRTLSEVVTFLTVYFRIEMLGLMDWLRAAEIKSQGDKMLQNAEDPGLRSRRLSIVDSTIVALAQRLRAPILTGDKDLAYVAKALGLQVVW; from the coding sequence ATGGCTGAAGAAGAGAAGCCTAGGAAAGTAGTTGTCGACACTTATGCCCTCCTATCAATGGCGTATGGAGAGCTCACTGAAAGAGCGTCAGATGTGCTTAAGGATATACGCAAAGGCATTGTTGAGGGCATTATACCTGTAACAGTAGCCTATGAATACACTATACATTGGTACCGTGGCAGAATCCCCGTGCTCAGGACACTAAGCGAGGTCGTAACATTCCTAACAGTCTACTTCCGCATCGAAATGCTTGGACTAATGGATTGGCTCCGGGCAGCCGAGATTAAGAGCCAAGGCGATAAGATGCTACAAAATGCTGAAGATCCGGGGCTAAGATCTCGGCGGCTAAGTATAGTAGACTCAACAATAGTGGCTCTGGCTCAGAGACTCAGGGCGCCTATCCTTACTGGCGACAAGGACTTGGCGTATGTAGCGAAAGCCCTTGGGCTCCAAGTTGTTTGGTAA
- a CDS encoding FecCD family ABC transporter permease, which yields MRTSIAWAVLVFSLGILLLAGLVIGPLGFSPPRELARTVLELRLARTLLAVLVGSVLGLSGLLIQYSVSNPLASPDILGVLQGAYVASMLVVIVYRGSPPLGASLASGFLGGLAAYGLSILIASRTGFTRTGLVLAGIAVASMLAGASSLLTVLAEALAGVSAALMLLGTFAYATWDSVTVSFMGLVLGLAASLALARGLDALSYGDEIAADLGYRPGAVRLAASGVAALLSAVSVYAAGIVYFVALMAPNAARLLMGGHPSRAIPATLLIGALIGLGADVASRLIALAAGTGEVPGGLLTTIVGGAFLAYMVIRSGAGAEQ from the coding sequence TTGAGGACGAGCATCGCATGGGCTGTGCTGGTTTTTTCCCTAGGCATCCTCCTCTTGGCCGGGCTCGTGATCGGGCCTCTCGGCTTCTCGCCTCCAAGAGAGCTGGCTAGGACCGTGCTAGAGCTTAGGCTGGCCCGCACCCTCCTAGCAGTCCTCGTGGGCTCTGTTCTCGGTCTCTCCGGGCTCCTAATCCAGTACAGCGTCTCGAACCCCCTGGCCTCCCCAGATATCCTCGGCGTGCTACAGGGCGCCTACGTGGCCTCGATGCTCGTCGTCATAGTTTACCGTGGTTCTCCTCCCCTTGGCGCCTCCCTTGCCTCTGGGTTTCTTGGAGGCCTTGCTGCCTACGGGCTGAGCATCCTCATAGCGTCTCGCACCGGGTTTACGAGGACGGGGCTCGTGCTGGCAGGCATAGCTGTGGCCAGCATGCTTGCCGGGGCCTCTAGCCTCCTAACGGTGCTCGCCGAGGCCTTGGCCGGTGTCAGTGCGGCACTAATGCTTCTCGGCACCTTCGCGTACGCGACGTGGGACTCGGTGACGGTGTCGTTTATGGGGCTCGTCCTGGGGCTCGCGGCCTCGCTCGCGCTTGCGCGTGGCCTGGATGCCCTCTCCTACGGGGACGAGATCGCCGCCGACCTCGGCTATAGGCCTGGAGCTGTGCGCCTCGCCGCCTCCGGGGTGGCGGCCCTGCTGAGCGCGGTATCGGTCTACGCTGCCGGGATAGTGTACTTCGTGGCCCTCATGGCTCCCAATGCTGCGCGGCTCCTCATGGGCGGCCACCCCTCTAGAGCTATTCCAGCAACCCTGCTCATAGGCGCGTTGATAGGTCTGGGGGCAGACGTGGCTTCTCGGCTAATAGCGCTTGCAGCTGGTACTGGCGAGGTGCCTGGAGGCCTCTTGACGACCATTGTGGGGGGCGCGTTTCTCGCATACATGGTTATCCGTAGCGGTGCTGGTGCGGAGCAATGA
- a CDS encoding NADH-quinone oxidoreductase subunit I yields the protein MASEEDKRKRNEDRGDDHRPRINPVLAHLEAIATGLKWLSKRPMTLMYPDVEEKRPEYFRGFIVFNYDKCIGCSLCAQICPPRAIHMYRVPGDKRIRPGYDAGRCIHCGLCTDICPTDALSVSPVHDEVFETVESMDFDPVEWHLISQKLLEEHAKRKRKLVVARVDEEVGLRYEPVE from the coding sequence ATGGCGAGCGAGGAGGACAAGAGGAAAAGAAACGAGGATAGGGGCGATGATCATAGGCCCCGCATAAACCCCGTCCTAGCACACCTCGAGGCAATAGCCACTGGCCTGAAGTGGTTGTCGAAGCGCCCAATGACGCTCATGTATCCCGACGTGGAGGAGAAGAGGCCGGAGTACTTCAGGGGATTCATAGTATTCAACTACGATAAGTGCATAGGCTGTAGCCTCTGCGCCCAGATATGCCCGCCCAGGGCTATCCACATGTACCGTGTCCCCGGCGACAAGAGGATAAGGCCCGGCTACGACGCTGGACGCTGTATCCACTGCGGCCTCTGCACAGACATCTGCCCGACAGACGCGCTGAGTGTGAGCCCGGTACACGACGAGGTATTCGAGACAGTTGAGAGCATGGACTTCGACCCTGTCGAGTGGCATCTTATCTCGCAGAAGCTTTTGGAGGAGCACGCTAAGAGGAAGAGAAAGCTCGTCGTAGCACGCGTTGATGAGGAGGTGGGTCTGAGATATGAACCTGTCGAGTAA
- a CDS encoding NADH-quinone oxidoreductase subunit D produces the protein MSKIELPGMVGHELGQKDGYRVVELFIGPQHPASGHMRLIVYLDGDIIVRVDPDIGYVHRTMEKLSEIREYVRVISLVERMTIIDSCNITLPFVEAVEKLLGVEAPPRAKYLRTILCEINRISSHLYGLGIGGIFLNHSTMFMWGFGDREVFVHLASLLTGSRLTHTYNIFGGVRRDLPQGFRDEFEKAKKYMLRKLKDYDKVFFNNPVIRSRLENVGVLPRDKAIAYGITGPNLRASGVRYDARLLGYAAYSELDFEPVVGKYGDGLERVWVRLREIEMSLDLIEQALKQLPEGPIFHERYAKMVPPAMKKWFEKGRVKLPGGYVRLRPKRGEVFTRGEMGHGEVTYYLVSDGGMMPYRLRIVTPSARNAIMFSILPPGHTLMDLPAIYGSMDYFPPEADR, from the coding sequence TTGTCCAAGATTGAGCTGCCCGGTATGGTTGGCCACGAGCTCGGCCAGAAGGATGGTTATCGCGTCGTAGAGCTGTTCATCGGTCCCCAGCACCCTGCTTCCGGCCACATGAGGCTCATAGTCTACCTTGATGGCGACATTATTGTCCGCGTTGACCCTGACATAGGCTACGTTCACCGAACAATGGAGAAGCTATCCGAGATACGTGAATATGTTAGGGTTATTAGCCTCGTGGAGCGAATGACTATTATTGACTCGTGTAACATTACGCTACCCTTCGTAGAGGCCGTCGAGAAGCTCCTAGGAGTAGAGGCTCCGCCGAGGGCGAAGTATCTGCGCACAATCCTCTGCGAGATAAACCGTATCTCGAGCCACCTCTACGGCCTAGGCATTGGCGGCATCTTCCTAAACCACTCGACCATGTTCATGTGGGGGTTCGGCGACCGCGAAGTCTTCGTCCACCTAGCCTCACTGCTAACCGGGTCCAGGCTAACCCACACCTACAACATCTTCGGCGGCGTTAGGAGGGACCTGCCCCAGGGCTTCCGCGACGAGTTCGAGAAAGCCAAGAAGTATATGCTGAGGAAGCTCAAGGACTACGACAAGGTGTTCTTCAACAACCCGGTCATAAGGAGCCGTCTCGAGAACGTAGGAGTACTGCCAAGGGACAAGGCGATAGCCTACGGTATCACCGGGCCTAATCTCAGAGCAAGTGGCGTGAGGTACGATGCCCGCCTCCTAGGATACGCCGCCTACAGCGAGCTCGACTTCGAGCCAGTTGTCGGCAAGTACGGGGACGGCTTGGAGAGGGTGTGGGTTAGGCTGCGCGAGATAGAGATGAGCCTAGACCTCATAGAGCAGGCGCTGAAGCAGCTACCCGAGGGACCAATATTCCACGAGAGGTATGCGAAAATGGTTCCGCCGGCCATGAAGAAGTGGTTCGAGAAGGGCAGGGTGAAGCTCCCGGGCGGCTACGTGAGGCTGCGCCCCAAGAGGGGAGAAGTATTCACGAGGGGCGAGATGGGCCACGGAGAGGTCACGTACTACCTTGTAAGCGATGGCGGGATGATGCCCTACCGGCTGAGAATAGTCACGCCGAGCGCTAGGAACGCCATAATGTTCTCCATCCTGCCGCCCGGCCACACGTTGATGGACCTACCCGCGATCTATGGTAGCATGGACTACTTCCCGCCCGAGGCAGATAGATAA
- a CDS encoding ABC transporter substrate-binding protein, with amino-acid sequence MRGQVLAATLAILFLIVGIVAGYYIGKGSTRTVTVTSPVTLTASKTLTETSTIEKTATTTLVKKETRTLTRVVLVDALGRKVVLEKPAARVVSLAPSITEDVCSLGLCDRLVGVDDFSKTVKGLPKNVVTVGGYWQPSTEKVVALKPDLVLACSGVPSQERMAKQLEGMGVKVFFLRCSRAKSLDDIYWDLSAIASLLGKPEAADKVIKEMQQRVAELEKALANTTRPSVALVVYLEKNGAWVAGGGTFQDTLITLAGGSNAFHSLYGWQVVGFEDMLAKNPDYVIVAGMSPSDYNKTLEFFKTTPLKELKAYREGHICVLYGKATDRINRPSPGIVDAAYLLASILHPGKVEPPSSLADSYKCTESQG; translated from the coding sequence ATGCGTGGCCAGGTCCTCGCCGCAACACTAGCCATACTGTTCCTCATCGTCGGTATTGTAGCCGGCTACTATATTGGCAAAGGCTCTACCAGAACCGTTACCGTTACAAGCCCCGTCACGCTCACAGCATCTAAGACCCTTACCGAGACAAGCACGATCGAGAAGACAGCAACGACGACGCTGGTGAAGAAGGAGACGCGTACACTTACCAGGGTAGTGCTCGTGGATGCTCTGGGCCGCAAAGTTGTCCTCGAGAAGCCCGCGGCTAGGGTAGTGAGCCTAGCGCCATCGATAACCGAGGATGTGTGCTCGCTCGGGCTCTGCGACCGCTTGGTCGGCGTAGACGACTTCTCTAAGACTGTGAAGGGGTTGCCGAAGAACGTTGTCACTGTTGGGGGCTACTGGCAGCCTAGCACAGAGAAGGTGGTGGCCTTGAAGCCTGACCTGGTTCTAGCCTGTAGCGGGGTGCCCTCGCAGGAGAGGATGGCCAAGCAGCTAGAGGGTATGGGTGTCAAGGTGTTCTTCCTCCGCTGTAGCAGGGCCAAGAGCCTGGACGACATCTACTGGGACCTATCAGCGATAGCATCGCTGCTCGGTAAGCCGGAGGCAGCAGACAAGGTCATCAAGGAGATGCAGCAACGGGTAGCCGAGCTGGAGAAGGCATTAGCAAACACTACTAGGCCGAGCGTAGCCCTCGTAGTCTACTTGGAGAAGAACGGGGCATGGGTTGCTGGCGGCGGGACGTTCCAGGACACACTGATAACGCTTGCTGGCGGGAGCAACGCGTTCCACAGCCTCTACGGCTGGCAAGTGGTCGGGTTCGAAGACATGCTTGCCAAGAACCCCGACTACGTGATAGTTGCCGGTATGTCTCCGAGCGACTATAACAAGACACTTGAGTTCTTCAAGACCACGCCGCTAAAAGAGCTCAAAGCATACCGTGAGGGACACATATGCGTCCTCTACGGGAAGGCGACGGATAGGATCAACCGCCCCTCGCCGGGAATAGTTGATGCAGCCTACTTGCTGGCCTCGATACTCCACCCGGGCAAGGTGGAGCCGCCAAGCAGCCTAGCAGACTCCTATAAGTGTACAGAGAGCCAGGGCTAG
- a CDS encoding ABC transporter ATP-binding protein, whose product MSLMRLVSVSAGYGETIVIRDVSFSAEPGELLVVLGPNGAGKTTLLRTIAGLHKPLSGRVLLRGTDVYEMSSRDRAVHIAYVPPALPSPGLGQSVAEFVAAGLYPARSGLALGPSREDLEKAEKLLGKLGIGGLASRPLYATSSGERQRAQLAHALIRDPEVLVVDEPTSFQDMYGRVLVYSVLREYAKSGRLVIVATHDMVLAALYATRILLLDKGRVVDEGGPGEVLARDVLERVFGVEVAFAEVDGRRIPVPIAPRAWRSSR is encoded by the coding sequence ATGAGCTTGATGCGCCTCGTCTCCGTCAGCGCCGGGTACGGCGAAACCATCGTCATCCGGGATGTCAGCTTCTCGGCGGAGCCTGGTGAGCTACTAGTAGTGCTTGGCCCGAACGGCGCAGGGAAGACCACGCTTCTAAGAACAATAGCGGGGCTCCATAAGCCGCTGAGCGGGAGGGTATTGCTCAGAGGCACCGATGTCTACGAGATGAGTTCCCGCGACAGAGCAGTACACATAGCTTATGTTCCCCCGGCGCTGCCCAGCCCGGGGCTCGGCCAGAGCGTCGCAGAGTTCGTCGCGGCAGGCCTCTACCCGGCTAGGAGCGGGCTAGCCCTGGGCCCGAGTAGAGAGGACCTAGAGAAGGCGGAGAAGCTTCTCGGAAAGCTGGGTATTGGCGGCCTCGCCTCTCGCCCCCTCTACGCTACTAGTAGTGGTGAGAGGCAGAGAGCCCAGCTGGCTCACGCGCTTATCCGTGACCCCGAGGTACTTGTTGTCGATGAGCCTACGAGCTTCCAGGACATGTATGGACGTGTGCTCGTGTACAGTGTTCTGAGAGAGTACGCGAAGAGCGGCAGACTAGTCATAGTTGCAACACACGACATGGTTCTGGCGGCGCTCTATGCTACTAGGATCCTGCTCTTGGACAAAGGCAGGGTAGTGGATGAGGGAGGTCCTGGAGAAGTGTTGGCCAGGGATGTCTTGGAGAGAGTGTTCGGCGTGGAGGTAGCCTTTGCAGAGGTCGATGGAAGAAGAATACCTGTCCCTATAGCGCCCAGGGCGTGGAGAAGCTCAAGGTAA
- a CDS encoding NAD(P)/FAD-dependent oxidoreductase has translation MADEVEKHEAIIIGAGMAGLTAALYLARQGVDVLVISADLGGQLMQATVIENYPGIEAVKGVDLAQRVEKQARTFGAKFRYGEVITKIDRLEDGTFLLESNRGKRYQAETVILAIGKLPKRMGIPGEDEYDGRGISYCTICDGPLYAGKRTVVVGVGDQGLEAVALLAGLAKKVYYVTPTRLFGDPDLVARVKAAPVVEILENHEPVRVEGDGMRVTTLVVRDKKTGEEKRLEVDGVFVELGYVAKTDFVKHLVDLNENGEIMVDCTTQATKTPGLFAAGDVTQIPFKQAVISAGDGAKAALSAFNYLQKRRGKNVEIRGDWRKTGKVKPKTSMRLGLPKRKSK, from the coding sequence TTGGCGGATGAAGTGGAGAAGCATGAAGCAATAATTATTGGCGCGGGTATGGCCGGCCTTACCGCTGCACTCTACCTCGCCAGGCAGGGAGTCGATGTATTGGTTATTAGCGCGGACCTCGGCGGCCAGCTCATGCAGGCAACTGTTATCGAGAACTACCCCGGCATAGAGGCGGTGAAGGGTGTTGATCTTGCTCAGCGCGTTGAGAAGCAGGCTAGGACGTTTGGCGCGAAGTTCCGCTACGGCGAAGTAATCACCAAGATAGACAGGCTGGAGGACGGCACGTTTCTACTCGAGAGCAACCGTGGCAAGAGATACCAGGCTGAGACAGTTATTCTCGCAATAGGCAAGCTGCCCAAGCGAATGGGCATCCCGGGTGAGGACGAGTACGATGGGCGCGGTATAAGCTACTGTACTATCTGTGACGGGCCGCTCTACGCTGGCAAGAGGACAGTAGTGGTCGGTGTCGGGGACCAGGGGTTGGAGGCTGTTGCGCTCCTAGCAGGGCTAGCGAAGAAGGTCTACTACGTAACTCCGACAAGGCTCTTCGGCGACCCAGACCTAGTTGCAAGGGTTAAGGCAGCGCCAGTGGTCGAGATTCTTGAGAACCACGAGCCCGTTAGGGTAGAGGGCGACGGGATGAGGGTCACAACTCTGGTAGTGAGGGATAAGAAGACTGGTGAGGAAAAGCGCCTTGAGGTAGACGGCGTCTTCGTAGAACTGGGCTATGTGGCCAAGACGGACTTCGTCAAGCACCTAGTAGACTTGAACGAGAACGGCGAAATAATGGTCGACTGTACCACCCAGGCAACGAAGACACCAGGCCTCTTCGCGGCGGGGGACGTGACGCAGATACCATTCAAGCAGGCCGTGATCTCGGCAGGCGACGGCGCAAAGGCAGCACTCTCAGCGTTCAACTACCTGCAGAAGAGAAGGGGTAAAAACGTCGAAATAAGGGGAGACTGGAGGAAGACCGGCAAAGTCAAGCCAAAGACCTCTATGAGGCTAGGCCTGCCCAAGAGGAAAAGCAAGTAA
- the gcvH gene encoding glycine cleavage system protein GcvH: protein MAEEIRVLNYIVLKDRLYTKTDEWVKREDGIVVVGITDYAQKKLRDIVGVELPEPGAKVKAGDAVASIESVKAAADVYAPVSGEVVEVNERLYDEPELLNKDPYGEGWMFKIRISDEKELEKLLTPEQYAEKIKKEEEGH, encoded by the coding sequence TTGGCTGAAGAAATACGCGTACTCAACTACATCGTCCTAAAGGACCGCCTCTACACCAAGACAGATGAGTGGGTGAAGAGGGAAGACGGCATCGTAGTTGTGGGCATAACTGATTATGCTCAGAAGAAGCTGAGAGATATAGTCGGCGTCGAGCTCCCCGAGCCCGGCGCCAAGGTCAAGGCGGGAGACGCAGTGGCAAGCATAGAGTCGGTTAAAGCCGCTGCAGACGTCTATGCCCCCGTCTCCGGCGAAGTAGTAGAGGTCAATGAGAGGCTCTACGACGAGCCCGAGCTCCTAAACAAGGACCCCTATGGAGAAGGATGGATGTTCAAGATAAGGATCAGCGACGAAAAAGAGTTGGAAAAACTGCTCACGCCCGAACAGTATGCCGAGAAGATCAAGAAGGAGGAGGAAGGACACTAA
- a CDS encoding AbrB/MazE/SpoVT family DNA-binding domain-containing protein: MALTVRVGKKGIIVLPKAVREALNIVEGSLLQVEVRDGEVVLRPLDLWERVWGCCKGSAEEAEKELDEEESEWLKKRSLGK; this comes from the coding sequence TTGGCCCTAACGGTTCGCGTCGGGAAGAAAGGCATCATAGTATTGCCTAAGGCTGTACGTGAAGCCTTGAACATAGTGGAGGGGTCTCTCCTCCAAGTAGAGGTCAGGGATGGTGAAGTAGTTCTCCGTCCCCTTGATCTGTGGGAGCGTGTATGGGGTTGCTGCAAGGGCTCAGCAGAGGAGGCCGAAAAGGAGCTAGACGAGGAGGAGTCTGAATGGCTGAAGAAGAGAAGCCTAGGAAAGTAG
- the nuoH gene encoding NADH-quinone oxidoreductase subunit NuoH, with the protein MVLEETAHILHVPVWLLRGILGPLVYPGLVAVLGTVLFLLWAERKMAARVQQRVGPYYVSPRLRGALQLIADGTRFALQEIIIHVETDRTMFVLGPILAFTFLVLPFTVLPGGPGIYGFHSEFSIIILYALLTLAPITVILMGWASSNKFSMIGAGREALLTISGELTLGIAMLSAAAMYGTLDFVKAVEKQAETGVIGLISNPLAALLFFLAMLLLTDRLPFDIVLGEQEIVQGPYTEYSGVLYALTMSIDYVKLYALSFAFTLLFLGGWAPFSSPLWGSISVYVKSLLVMLFSVFLRTVYGRMRLDHAMNLFWAKLFPLGFASLIIAVIAHVIYA; encoded by the coding sequence ATGGTGTTAGAGGAGACCGCTCATATTCTCCACGTACCGGTTTGGCTCCTCAGAGGAATCCTTGGACCCCTGGTCTATCCCGGCCTAGTGGCCGTTCTTGGCACAGTGCTCTTCCTGCTATGGGCTGAGAGAAAGATGGCTGCAAGGGTGCAGCAGCGCGTCGGCCCCTACTATGTTTCCCCGAGGCTCCGCGGCGCCCTCCAGCTAATAGCTGATGGTACTAGGTTCGCGCTCCAAGAGATAATTATCCACGTTGAGACCGATAGGACTATGTTCGTGCTAGGCCCTATACTGGCCTTCACCTTCCTGGTGCTACCCTTCACTGTGCTTCCCGGCGGGCCGGGCATCTATGGTTTCCACAGCGAGTTCAGCATAATCATTCTCTACGCATTGCTCACGCTGGCCCCTATAACGGTTATATTGATGGGCTGGGCCTCGTCCAACAAGTTCTCGATGATAGGTGCTGGGCGTGAGGCACTGCTAACTATTTCGGGCGAGCTGACCCTCGGCATAGCAATGCTATCAGCTGCCGCCATGTATGGTACCCTTGACTTCGTGAAGGCTGTTGAGAAGCAGGCGGAGACCGGCGTGATAGGCCTTATCTCTAACCCGTTGGCTGCACTGCTCTTCTTCCTAGCAATGCTGTTGCTGACGGACAGGCTGCCCTTCGACATAGTGTTGGGTGAGCAGGAGATAGTGCAGGGACCCTACACGGAGTACAGCGGCGTCCTCTACGCCTTGACAATGTCTATTGACTACGTGAAGCTCTACGCGCTGAGCTTCGCCTTCACGCTGCTCTTCCTAGGCGGCTGGGCGCCCTTCAGCTCCCCGCTCTGGGGAAGCATATCCGTCTACGTCAAGTCTCTGCTAGTCATGCTGTTCTCGGTGTTCCTCAGAACAGTCTATGGCAGGATGAGGCTAGACCATGCGATGAACTTGTTCTGGGCCAAGCTTTTCCCACTAGGCTTCGCGTCGCTCATAATAGCCGTCATAGCCCACGTGATCTACGCATAA